A section of the Anabaena cylindrica PCC 7122 genome encodes:
- a CDS encoding alkaline phosphatase D family protein translates to MNLNISQKLKRRQFLLQAAMTSSSIVATNLGSKSGLAQTPAFITLDKNRPSIPYGVASGDINGNSAVIWSRCDCTARMIIEYAADENFRNSRRIWGQVAAANTDFTTRTYLGNLPPGQDIFYRVTFQDLKDTNIYSAPVIGHLKTAPQGRGKDIFFAWSGDTAGQGWGINSEWGGMKIYESIRKLNPDFFIHSGDYIYADNPIKSEVSLDDGSIWKNITTEEKSKVAETLKEFRGNYIYNLLDENVRRFNAQVSQLVQWDDHEVRNNWYPGQILDDGRYKVKDISLLASRAKQAFLEYTPIRFNPQDPKRIYRSFNYGQSLDVFMLDKRSYRGKNSPNNQTVASTETAFLGSNQIRWLKNQLKNSKATWKVIASDMPIGLIVRDGKTDFENAANGDGKALGRELELADLLSFIKNSNIQNIIWLTADVHYAAAHYYDPNKAQFTDFKPFWEFVAGPLNAGNFGPAELDNTFGPEVKFQTASPDIKLNQAPSSGLQFFGAVKIDGKTEVLTVSLHNLEGQKIYSLDLPPEV, encoded by the coding sequence ATGAACTTAAATATTTCGCAAAAACTGAAACGTCGGCAATTTTTATTACAAGCTGCAATGACCAGCAGTAGCATTGTAGCGACAAACCTGGGGTCAAAATCAGGTTTAGCACAGACACCTGCATTCATCACATTAGATAAAAATCGCCCGTCTATACCCTATGGTGTTGCTAGTGGGGATATTAACGGCAATAGTGCTGTCATTTGGAGTCGGTGCGATTGCACTGCACGAATGATTATAGAGTATGCTGCCGATGAGAACTTCCGCAATAGTCGTCGGATATGGGGACAAGTAGCTGCGGCTAATACTGACTTTACCACCCGGACTTATTTGGGGAATCTACCACCAGGACAAGATATATTTTACCGCGTCACTTTTCAAGATTTAAAAGATACTAACATTTACAGCGCTCCAGTAATTGGACATTTGAAAACTGCTCCCCAAGGAAGAGGAAAAGATATATTTTTTGCTTGGTCTGGAGACACCGCAGGTCAAGGCTGGGGAATTAATTCCGAGTGGGGTGGGATGAAAATTTACGAATCTATTCGGAAACTCAACCCTGATTTTTTTATCCATTCAGGTGATTATATTTACGCTGATAATCCGATTAAATCGGAAGTAAGCTTAGACGACGGCAGCATTTGGAAAAATATCACTACTGAAGAAAAATCAAAAGTTGCCGAAACCTTAAAGGAATTTCGCGGCAACTATATTTATAACTTGTTAGATGAAAATGTGCGTCGTTTTAACGCTCAAGTTTCGCAACTTGTACAATGGGACGATCATGAAGTGAGAAATAACTGGTATCCAGGGCAAATATTAGATGATGGGAGATACAAAGTTAAGGATATTTCTTTATTAGCCTCAAGGGCAAAACAAGCATTTTTAGAATATACTCCTATCCGGTTTAATCCTCAAGATCCAAAACGCATTTATCGCTCTTTTAATTATGGACAATCACTAGATGTTTTTATGCTAGATAAACGTAGTTATAGAGGTAAAAATTCTCCTAATAACCAAACAGTAGCAAGTACAGAAACAGCATTTTTGGGTAGTAATCAAATACGCTGGTTAAAGAATCAGTTAAAGAACTCAAAAGCAACTTGGAAAGTAATTGCCAGTGATATGCCTATTGGGTTAATAGTTCGTGATGGTAAAACTGACTTTGAAAATGCTGCAAATGGAGATGGAAAAGCATTAGGAAGAGAGTTAGAATTAGCTGATTTATTAAGTTTCATAAAAAACAGCAATATCCAAAATATTATTTGGTTAACTGCTGATGTACATTATGCCGCAGCCCACTATTATGATCCTAATAAAGCTCAATTTACCGACTTTAAACCTTTTTGGGAGTTTGTCGCTGGACCTCTCAATGCTGGAAATTTTGGCCCGGCTGAATTAGATAATACATTTGGACCAGAAGTGAAATTTCAAACTGCATCTCCAGATATTAAGCTTAATCAAGCACCAAGTTCAGGTTTGCAATTTTTTGGAGCTGTAAAAATTGATGGCAAAACTGAAGTTTTAACTGTTAGTTTGCATAATTTGGAAGGTCAAAAAATTTATAGTTTAGATTTGCCTCCAGAGGTTTAG
- a CDS encoding SagB/ThcOx family dehydrogenase, translating to MPEIHQSIAQHYHERTKYDPETLASKGQTLDWSKQPVPFKEYKIGSDFDLKPYLQEEPETFAHNPDAKWWRRLSQLLFHSYGLTAKMPSMGSAVYLRSAPSAGGLYPAEVYLVSRGTPLLPPGLYNYQCRTHSLMQYWENDVWQSLQTACLWHPTLEHTQLAIITTAVFYRSAWRYEDRAYRRIFLDTGHLLSNIELACGISDYRPHLIGGFIDEAVNDLLYIDPQQEGATAVIALADLLDVQQNLPLGKTALPSSTEINYPVIPDGELLKYFHLSTQIQSNTTGKMNLPTVQSERSLEDKYNFPFCEKVSTVTTPINWGENLSELENTIYKRRSTRAYSGDNLNFDELKALLDFTYQAQNYLDQGLDTAPDYFDLNLIETFIAVSGVTGLDSGCYYYAPKAQELRQIRFKNFRRELHFLCLGQELGRDAAAVLFHTADLKSAIAQYGDRVYRYLHMDAGHLGQKLNLAAIRLNLGVSGIGGFFDEQVNDVLGIPSDEAVLYITTLGKTR from the coding sequence ATGCCAGAAATACACCAATCAATTGCCCAGCACTACCATGAGCGAACTAAATACGACCCGGAAACGCTTGCTTCTAAAGGTCAGACTTTAGACTGGTCTAAGCAGCCAGTACCGTTTAAAGAATACAAAATTGGCTCAGATTTTGACCTTAAACCCTATTTGCAAGAAGAACCAGAGACTTTTGCCCATAACCCAGATGCTAAATGGTGGCGGCGACTTTCGCAACTGCTATTTCACAGCTACGGACTAACGGCAAAAATGCCTTCTATGGGTAGTGCGGTATATTTACGCTCTGCTCCCAGTGCTGGGGGTTTATATCCAGCAGAAGTATATTTGGTGTCTCGTGGTACACCGTTGCTACCACCTGGACTGTACAACTATCAATGCCGGACTCATTCTTTGATGCAATATTGGGAAAATGATGTTTGGCAATCATTACAAACAGCTTGTTTATGGCATCCCACTCTAGAACATACTCAACTAGCTATTATCACGACTGCGGTTTTTTATCGTTCAGCTTGGCGTTATGAAGATAGGGCTTACCGTCGGATTTTCCTGGATACAGGACATCTTTTAAGCAATATTGAATTGGCTTGTGGAATTAGTGATTATCGTCCTCATTTAATCGGCGGTTTTATAGATGAAGCTGTTAATGATCTCCTTTATATTGATCCTCAACAAGAAGGTGCAACTGCTGTCATTGCCTTGGCAGATTTGTTAGATGTCCAACAAAATTTACCTTTGGGAAAAACGGCTTTACCTTCAAGTACCGAAATCAATTATCCTGTAATTCCTGATGGTGAACTATTGAAATATTTTCATCTCAGTACCCAAATTCAATCTAATACAACTGGCAAGATGAATTTACCAACGGTACAATCAGAAAGGTCATTAGAGGATAAATATAATTTTCCTTTTTGTGAAAAAGTTTCTACTGTCACCACACCAATTAACTGGGGAGAAAATCTGTCAGAATTAGAAAATACTATCTATAAGCGACGTTCTACTCGTGCTTATAGTGGAGATAATTTAAATTTTGATGAACTCAAAGCTTTACTCGATTTTACCTACCAGGCGCAAAATTATCTTGACCAAGGTTTAGATACTGCTCCCGATTACTTTGATTTAAATTTAATTGAAACATTTATTGCAGTTTCAGGAGTAACAGGATTAGATTCTGGCTGTTATTATTATGCACCCAAAGCGCAGGAATTAAGGCAAATTCGCTTTAAAAATTTTCGGCGTGAGTTACATTTTCTGTGTTTAGGACAGGAATTAGGACGGGATGCGGCAGCGGTGTTATTTCATACTGCTGATTTGAAATCAGCGATCGCTCAATATGGCGACCGCGTTTACCGTTATTTACATATGGATGCCGGGCATTTGGGACAAAAGCTCAATTTAGCAGCAATTCGCCTTAATCTAGGTGTCAGCGGTATTGGTGGCTTTTTTGATGAACAAGTTAATGATGTTCTAGGTATTCCTAGTGATGAAGCTGTTCTATATATCACAACCCTGGGAAAAACAAGATAA
- a CDS encoding Uma2 family endonuclease has product MTSTKDFTTSGITLPDHTQLPESDGTFVKNFQEHPQSILLTDSIKPVLQKLHPDGQYCIGQDSGIYWRATDPPERGAEAPDWFYVANVPPSLNGQMRRSYVLWQEYISPLIVLEFVSGDGSQERDKTPWKGKFWIYEQVIHPAFYGIYEVNKASVEFYHLIEGQYQLLPANERGHYPVTALGVELGIWQGEYQNVELPWLRWWDLEGNLLLSGEERAEQEYQRAEQEHQRAEQERQKNDRLIAQLRSLGIEPEA; this is encoded by the coding sequence ATGACCTCCACTAAAGACTTTACCACTTCTGGAATCACTCTTCCAGACCATACTCAGCTTCCAGAATCGGACGGAACTTTTGTAAAAAATTTTCAGGAACATCCGCAAAGCATTCTACTAACTGATTCCATTAAACCTGTATTGCAGAAACTTCATCCTGACGGACAATATTGTATAGGTCAAGATAGTGGTATTTACTGGCGTGCTACCGACCCTCCAGAGCGCGGTGCAGAAGCTCCCGACTGGTTTTACGTTGCCAACGTCCCACCAAGTCTAAATGGGCAAATGAGACGGTCTTATGTGCTTTGGCAAGAGTATATCTCTCCATTAATTGTTTTAGAATTTGTTTCTGGAGACGGTTCACAAGAACGAGATAAAACTCCTTGGAAAGGAAAATTTTGGATATATGAACAGGTGATTCATCCAGCTTTCTACGGTATTTATGAAGTGAATAAAGCCAGTGTGGAATTTTATCATTTAATTGAAGGGCAATATCAATTATTACCAGCAAATGAACGGGGACATTATCCTGTTACAGCATTGGGAGTTGAGTTAGGAATTTGGCAAGGTGAGTATCAGAATGTAGAATTACCTTGGTTGCGTTGGTGGGATTTAGAAGGTAATTTGTTGTTGAGTGGAGAAGAACGGGCTGAACAGGAATACCAAAGAGCTGAACAGGAACACCAAAGGGCTGAACAGGAACGTCAGAAGAACGATCGCTTAATTGCCCAATTGCGATCGCTCGGTATTGAACCAGAAGCCTGA
- a CDS encoding alpha/beta fold hydrolase — MIPVRQTLSKSDIQLSYLEWNQGEKPLLLLHGMADNALVWSSLGDYLADDYHIVAPDMRGHGESSKPEKDYSFESAIADLETLMDKLGWSAAHIVSHSWTGKLAAIWARQNPERLRSITLIDPIFIWKMPSFLKLTFPLLYSVLPFLKSMGPFASYEEAEQKIKQLSQYQNWTSIQQQIFQAGIEQKPDGTWGSKFTIAARDGIFAAVMEIPGFINPVDTPALFIQPEKGVNRQNWQIKPYKDNLKNLTLKKVPGNHWPFLTQPEEFNQTVATFLAQQN; from the coding sequence ATGATACCTGTACGTCAAACTTTGTCAAAGAGCGATATTCAACTGTCTTACCTGGAATGGAACCAAGGTGAAAAACCATTACTGTTATTACATGGTATGGCGGATAATGCCTTGGTGTGGTCTAGCTTAGGAGATTATTTAGCAGATGATTACCATATAGTTGCACCGGATATGCGTGGTCATGGTGAGAGTAGCAAGCCAGAGAAGGATTATAGTTTTGAGAGTGCGATCGCTGATTTGGAAACATTAATGGATAAACTGGGATGGTCTGCTGCCCATATCGTCAGTCACTCCTGGACAGGTAAATTAGCCGCTATTTGGGCTAGACAAAACCCAGAACGCCTACGGAGTATCACCCTCATAGATCCAATTTTCATTTGGAAAATGCCCAGTTTCCTCAAATTAACTTTTCCTCTCTTGTACAGCGTTTTACCTTTCCTAAAAAGCATGGGACCCTTCGCCAGTTATGAAGAAGCCGAACAAAAAATCAAACAACTCAGCCAATATCAAAACTGGACTTCCATACAACAGCAAATCTTCCAAGCTGGAATAGAACAAAAACCTGATGGAACTTGGGGTAGCAAATTTACAATCGCTGCCCGTGACGGAATTTTTGCAGCAGTCATGGAAATACCAGGTTTTATCAACCCAGTAGATACTCCTGCCCTCTTTATACAACCAGAAAAAGGTGTAAACCGCCAAAATTGGCAAATTAAACCCTATAAAGACAACCTCAAAAATCTCACCCTAAAAAAAGTTCCTGGCAATCATTGGCCATTTTTAACCCAACCAGAAGAATTTAACCAAACAGTAGCCACATTCTTAGCCCAACAAAACTAA